A section of the Methanococcoides sp. LMO-2 genome encodes:
- the uvrB gene encoding excinuclease ABC subunit UvrB — MGSFKLVSEYEPKGDQPEAIRKLVEGLDKGLKHQVLLGVTGSGKTFTVANVIQKVQKPTLVIAHNKTLAAQLFSEFREFFPDNAVEYFVSYYDYYQPEAYIPTTDTYIEKDSSVNEEIDRLRLSATKSLIERRDVIVVSSVSSIYNIGSPEEWRKMSVVLKQGEQIGRSELFASLIDIQYERNEMDYAKGTFRSKGDTVEVFPAQENHGIRIELFGDEIDRISSFDPLTGKTLGVVKEENSIVIYPAKHFIMPQEEMVKALNSIEEELEEQVSKLEADNRVLEAQRLLQRTNFDMEMIRELGYCSGIENYSRHFDGRSPGDPPSSLLEFFPDDFLLVIDESHVTIPQIRGMHNGDRARKESLINYGFRLPSAFDNRPLKYDEFHRLINQAIYVSATPAEYELGISSAVVEQIIRPTGLVDPEVYVRPVEGQIDDLIGEVNKVTERGYRTLVTTLTKRMAEDLTDYLLEMGIRVRYMHSDIDTLMRAEIIRDLRKGEFDVLVGINLLREGLDIPEVAFVAILDADKEGFLRSERSLIQTIGRASRNSEGYVILYADNMTGSMAGALKESNRRREIQLAYNREHNIIPQTIRKALQKELVEAEYEEVKSEILEVAEDLSDMELADMIIDLEAEMHSAAANLEFERAAALRDEIKELRSTYSL, encoded by the coding sequence ATGGGCAGTTTTAAGCTTGTATCTGAATATGAACCAAAAGGTGACCAGCCGGAAGCTATCCGGAAGCTGGTCGAGGGGCTTGATAAAGGGTTAAAACATCAGGTCCTGCTGGGTGTAACAGGCTCCGGTAAGACATTCACAGTAGCCAATGTCATACAGAAGGTCCAGAAACCCACACTTGTGATCGCTCACAACAAGACGCTTGCAGCCCAGCTGTTTTCGGAGTTCAGGGAGTTCTTTCCTGATAATGCCGTTGAATATTTTGTCAGCTATTATGATTACTACCAGCCTGAGGCCTATATTCCCACTACTGATACGTATATCGAGAAGGATTCCTCTGTGAACGAGGAGATCGACAGGCTCAGGCTTTCTGCCACAAAGTCACTTATAGAGCGCAGGGATGTTATTGTTGTTTCCAGTGTTTCAAGTATTTACAACATCGGTTCTCCTGAAGAATGGAGAAAAATGTCTGTAGTGTTGAAGCAGGGTGAGCAGATCGGTAGAAGTGAGTTGTTCGCAAGTCTCATCGACATCCAGTATGAGCGCAACGAAATGGATTATGCGAAAGGTACTTTCCGATCCAAGGGTGACACTGTGGAAGTGTTCCCTGCACAGGAGAACCACGGTATACGCATTGAACTGTTCGGGGATGAGATCGACAGAATATCCTCTTTTGATCCGTTGACTGGCAAGACCCTGGGTGTTGTGAAAGAGGAAAACAGCATTGTCATCTATCCGGCAAAGCATTTCATCATGCCTCAGGAAGAAATGGTGAAGGCACTCAATTCCATTGAGGAAGAGCTTGAAGAGCAGGTCTCAAAGCTTGAGGCGGATAACAGGGTGCTCGAAGCCCAGCGGTTGTTGCAGCGGACCAACTTTGATATGGAGATGATCCGCGAACTTGGATACTGCAGCGGTATTGAGAACTATTCCCGTCACTTCGATGGTAGGAGTCCCGGAGATCCTCCGTCTTCCCTGCTTGAGTTCTTCCCTGATGATTTCCTGCTGGTCATCGATGAGTCTCATGTGACCATCCCTCAGATACGGGGTATGCACAATGGTGATCGCGCCAGGAAGGAATCTCTTATCAATTACGGTTTCAGGTTGCCTTCAGCTTTTGACAACCGTCCTCTGAAGTATGATGAGTTCCACCGCCTGATAAACCAGGCGATATATGTGTCCGCAACCCCTGCGGAATATGAGCTTGGCATCAGCAGTGCTGTCGTTGAGCAGATCATCAGGCCTACCGGTCTTGTGGATCCGGAGGTCTACGTACGCCCTGTTGAAGGGCAGATCGATGATCTTATCGGTGAGGTCAATAAGGTCACGGAACGTGGCTATCGTACTCTTGTGACAACACTGACCAAGCGCATGGCAGAGGACCTGACGGACTACCTGCTGGAGATGGGCATCCGGGTTCGCTACATGCATTCTGATATTGACACTCTCATGCGGGCGGAGATCATCCGTGACCTCAGGAAAGGTGAGTTCGATGTACTTGTGGGTATCAACCTCCTGAGGGAAGGTCTTGACATCCCGGAGGTTGCTTTTGTTGCTATTCTTGATGCGGACAAGGAAGGTTTCCTGCGTTCGGAGAGGTCCCTGATACAGACCATAGGAAGGGCTTCCAGGAACTCTGAAGGATATGTTATCCTGTATGCCGACAACATGACCGGTTCCATGGCTGGTGCTCTTAAGGAATCTAACAGAAGGCGTGAGATTCAGCTTGCGTATAACAGGGAGCACAATATAATTCCGCAGACCATCAGGAAGGCCTTGCAGAAGGAACTTGTCGAGGCAGAGTATGAGGAAGTGAAGTCCGAGATCCTTGAGGTTGCCGAGGATCTATCTGATATGGAGCTTGCAGACATGATAATTGACCTTGAGGCGGAGATGCATTCTGCGGCTGCAAATCTCGAATTTGAGAGGGCAGCGGCACTTCGGGACGAGATAAAGGAACTTCGAAGTACCTATTCTTTATAA
- the uvsE gene encoding UV DNA damage repair endonuclease UvsE, with translation MKLGYPCINRSIGCAANRKFRLASYSEDKLVDTVTNNLDCMHKILKYNLDNDLFFFRLSSDTVPFASHPICDFDWVGYFRSELQEIGRFIIENDMRISMHPDQFILLNSPDEGITQRSIAELEYHCKLLDAMGLDNTAKVQVHAGGVYKDRELAVERFVERYESLDPGLRKRLVVENDDRLYSLRDCLLITDLCGIPIIFDSFHHECLNNGESFSSAMGDAASTWGKGDGVPMIDYSNQQPGARKGKHSTSLDIGHFRDFLEEVREFDLDIMLEIKDKEKSALNAIGIMKELGLA, from the coding sequence ATGAAATTGGGTTATCCCTGTATTAACAGGAGCATTGGGTGTGCTGCCAACAGGAAGTTCAGGCTTGCTTCCTATTCTGAAGATAAGCTGGTAGATACTGTAACTAACAATCTGGATTGCATGCACAAGATACTGAAATATAATCTGGATAACGATCTTTTCTTCTTCAGGCTAAGTTCTGATACTGTTCCATTTGCTTCCCATCCTATTTGTGATTTTGATTGGGTGGGCTACTTCAGGTCTGAGCTGCAGGAGATTGGCCGGTTCATAATTGAGAACGACATGAGGATATCCATGCATCCGGACCAGTTCATTCTTCTGAACTCTCCTGATGAGGGCATTACTCAGAGAAGCATTGCAGAACTTGAGTACCACTGCAAACTCCTGGATGCTATGGGGCTGGATAATACTGCGAAAGTACAGGTACATGCCGGGGGTGTCTACAAGGATCGGGAACTGGCAGTTGAGAGGTTTGTTGAGAGATACGAGAGCCTTGATCCGGGACTTAGGAAGAGGCTTGTTGTTGAGAATGATGATCGTCTGTACAGCCTCAGGGATTGTCTCCTGATAACTGATCTCTGTGGAATTCCTATTATTTTTGATAGCTTTCACCATGAATGTCTCAACAACGGGGAAAGTTTTTCCAGTGCTATGGGTGATGCTGCTTCGACATGGGGTAAGGGTGATGGTGTTCCAATGATCGATTACAGCAACCAACAGCCCGGTGCAAGGAAGGGAAAACATTCAACATCTCTGGATATTGGTCATTTTCGGGATTTTCTTGAAGAGGTCAGGGAATTCGATCTTGATATAATGCTGGAGATCAAGGACAAAGAGAAGAGTGCATTAAATGCAATTGGCATTATGAAGGAACTCGGACTGGCATGA
- a CDS encoding deoxyribodipyrimidine photo-lyase, with the protein MSRFQRSLFVFRRDLRVDDNTALLAALEMSDEVIPCFIFDPRLSDPARKNFNSNSFQFLLESLDDLRGQLEAVDGRLYLFSGLPENVIGNLLEKGGINAVFMNRDYTPFSLKRDERISSLCNYRGVELFQFHDCLLTEPGMVRTKQGTPYKVFTQFFREASKRDVPIPSMFAGVSEDVADLFFTGDLEAGEVDGVSDVDFLKGLLPESNEHLFTHGGRSNALSILKSLSEFSNYDHERDLPSIRGTTGLSAHNKLGTISIREFYYSVLHELGRDHTLISEMYWRDFFTQLAFEFPEVFRHAFKSKFDDLEWANDRKLFEAWCSGNTGFPIVDAGMRELNTTGYMHNRVRMIVASFLVKDLHIDWRWGERYFACKLVDYDPCVNNGNWQWAASTGADSQPYFRIFNPWRQQKKFDSDCEYIKRWVPELRDIESSVIHKLENDNDVDIGDYPKPIVDHSMEREIALFMFKSASQVTDL; encoded by the coding sequence ATGTCCCGCTTCCAGAGGTCTCTCTTTGTTTTCAGGAGGGACCTGCGGGTCGATGACAACACTGCTCTTCTCGCAGCTCTTGAGATGTCCGACGAGGTTATTCCTTGTTTCATATTCGACCCGCGCCTGAGCGATCCTGCAAGGAAGAACTTCAACAGCAATTCCTTTCAGTTCCTTCTGGAATCACTTGACGACCTCAGGGGGCAACTGGAAGCTGTGGATGGCAGGTTGTACCTCTTTTCAGGTCTTCCGGAAAATGTGATCGGTAACCTTCTGGAAAAGGGTGGGATTAATGCAGTCTTCATGAATCGTGATTACACTCCTTTCAGTCTCAAAAGGGATGAGAGAATCTCAAGTTTGTGCAACTATCGGGGTGTTGAACTGTTTCAGTTCCACGACTGCCTGCTCACTGAGCCCGGGATGGTACGCACTAAACAGGGGACTCCGTACAAGGTATTCACACAGTTCTTCAGAGAGGCATCGAAAAGGGATGTTCCCATTCCTTCAATGTTTGCCGGTGTGAGTGAAGACGTTGCTGACCTTTTTTTCACCGGAGATCTCGAGGCAGGTGAGGTTGACGGGGTTTCAGATGTAGATTTTCTGAAAGGCTTGCTTCCTGAGAGTAATGAACATCTGTTTACACACGGTGGGAGGAGCAATGCCCTGTCAATTCTTAAGTCTCTATCAGAGTTCTCAAACTACGATCATGAACGTGATCTGCCCTCTATCAGGGGTACTACCGGCCTTTCTGCACACAATAAGCTGGGTACGATCTCCATAAGGGAGTTCTATTATTCTGTTCTACATGAGCTTGGAAGGGATCATACACTAATCAGTGAAATGTACTGGCGGGATTTTTTCACACAACTTGCTTTTGAGTTCCCGGAGGTCTTCAGGCATGCATTCAAGAGCAAGTTCGATGATCTTGAGTGGGCCAATGATCGGAAGCTATTCGAGGCCTGGTGTTCGGGAAACACAGGATTTCCCATTGTGGATGCCGGTATGAGGGAGTTGAACACTACAGGATATATGCACAATCGTGTCAGGATGATAGTGGCATCCTTCCTTGTGAAGGACCTGCACATAGACTGGAGGTGGGGTGAGCGCTATTTCGCATGTAAACTGGTGGATTACGATCCCTGTGTGAACAATGGGAATTGGCAATGGGCAGCTTCTACAGGTGCAGATTCACAGCCATATTTCAGGATATTCAACCCCTGGCGTCAGCAGAAGAAGTTCGATAGTGATTGTGAATACATAAAAAGATGGGTGCCTGAACTGCGGGACATCGAATCTTCTGTAATCCATAAACTCGAAAATGACAATGATGTCGATATTGGGGATTATCCGAAACCAATAGTTG
- a CDS encoding TIGR00304 family membrane protein, which translates to MVLFLVFTGMVVTAMTSSGSSDFGGLVMIGPIPIAFGSSSGIASIMMWFLLFW; encoded by the coding sequence TTGGTTCTTTTTCTTGTTTTTACAGGTATGGTAGTGACTGCCATGACCTCATCCGGATCCAGTGACTTCGGAGGTCTTGTGATGATAGGCCCGATACCGATCGCATTCGGTTCATCTTCAGGGATTGCCAGTATTATGATGTGGTTCTTGCTGTTCTGGTGA
- a CDS encoding heme-binding protein, with amino-acid sequence MENKGALIVIVATLLVLVAIWFLVGVRISMSTEQVNYTVIEELGDGVEIRQYEENTFISADAGGSNSGFRILSGYIFGKNEQNTKIAMTAPVISRQEGDVMHMSFVLPEGYDSKNAPAPLEEGVLIHDVAPRKVVTIKFSGYVTDSKIESHREILEGKISENGLNTKGEFFLMRYNPPWVPPMLMKNELAVELE; translated from the coding sequence ATGGAAAATAAGGGGGCATTAATTGTGATAGTGGCAACATTGTTGGTCCTTGTTGCAATATGGTTCCTGGTGGGGGTCAGGATATCTATGAGTACTGAACAGGTTAATTATACAGTGATCGAAGAGCTCGGCGATGGTGTTGAGATAAGACAGTATGAAGAGAACACTTTCATATCTGCAGATGCAGGTGGTTCTAACTCCGGTTTCAGGATACTCTCCGGTTACATATTTGGAAAGAACGAACAAAATACAAAGATAGCGATGACCGCTCCTGTGATATCAAGGCAGGAGGGGGATGTGATGCATATGTCCTTCGTCCTGCCGGAAGGGTATGATTCTAAAAATGCACCTGCTCCGCTGGAAGAAGGTGTGCTGATACACGATGTAGCTCCAAGAAAGGTTGTGACTATCAAATTCTCCGGCTATGTCACAGATTCCAAAATAGAATCTCACAGGGAAATACTTGAAGGGAAGATCTCGGAGAATGGTCTGAATACTAAAGGCGAGTTCTTCCTGATGCGCTACAATCCCCCGTGGGTGCCACCTATGCTGATGAAGAATGAACTTGCAGTGGAGCTCGAGTGA